Below is a window of Longimicrobium terrae DNA.
TCACGCCCTGGCCGACACCACGCGGCGCGACATCGTCACGCGGGTGCTGGCGGGCGAGCAGGCGTCCATCTCCGCGCTCGCGGCCCGCTACCGCATGTCGTTCGCGGCGGTGCAGAAGCACGTCGCCGTCCTGGAAGGCGCGGGGCTGGTGACCAAGCAGGCGCAGGGCCGCGAGCGGATCATCCGCGGAAACCCGGAGCGCATCGCGCGCGCCCGCGAGCTTCTCTCGCAACTCGAGGAGCTGTGGAAGGCGCGCTTCAGCCAGATCGACAACCTTTTCGCCGCCCCCCCACCCCAGGAGTAAGCCCGATGCCCATTACCTCCGTAACCTCCGACGCCGACGCGCTCACCCTCACCGTCGTGGGCGAATATCCCGTGCCGGTGGAGCGGCTGTGGGAAGCGTACGCCGACCCGCGGCAGCTGGAGCGGTTCTGGGGGCCGGAAACGTGGCCCGCCACCTTTGTCCGCCACGACCTGAAGCCGGGCGGATCGGCCGAGTACTACATGACCGGCCCGGACGGGACCAAGGCGCGCGGCTGGTGGCGCTTTCTGGAGGTGGAAGCGGGGCGCCGGATCGAACTGCAGGACGGCTTCTCGGATGACGAGGGCCGCCCGAACGACGCCATGCCCAGCATGCGGATGGTCTTCAACTTCGAGCCGACGGATACCGGCTCGCGCTTCACGAGCGTGACCCACTTCCCCAGCATCGAAGCCATGCGGCAGCTGGCGGAGATGGGGATGGAGGAGGGGCTGCGGTCCGCAATGGGCCAGCTGGACGCCGT
It encodes the following:
- a CDS encoding ArsR/SmtB family transcription factor, with product MVVHGSLSDAEIDRVFHALADTTRRDIVTRVLAGEQASISALAARYRMSFAAVQKHVAVLEGAGLVTKQAQGRERIIRGNPERIARARELLSQLEELWKARFSQIDNLFAAPPPQE
- a CDS encoding SRPBCC family protein, whose translation is MPITSVTSDADALTLTVVGEYPVPVERLWEAYADPRQLERFWGPETWPATFVRHDLKPGGSAEYYMTGPDGTKARGWWRFLEVEAGRRIELQDGFSDDEGRPNDAMPSMRMVFNFEPTDTGSRFTSVTHFPSIEAMRQLAEMGMEEGLRSAMGQLDAVLAEPSSVAHAG